The following proteins come from a genomic window of Nicotiana tomentosiformis chromosome 12, ASM39032v3, whole genome shotgun sequence:
- the LOC104101068 gene encoding protein HHL1, chloroplastic, whose translation MEVAMSLNPLVRLPLSNSRTHEDFSIVKHSVFSSRTTTTQKQRQLHGRRLLVVEAKGKKGGMAARQYQRMAPPIPKIEDDGNPKFVIFVRMANVYLWYPLNIVTGGTTAKIMVAAKDNFLGKYIYKDTLARNLAAVIYNDEKNIQKLAMKQHRVLKSATEFRYGYKLVENNNLRAALSTTDVIELPTPDQLKTVVDKVKDFFGDAKESFGKLTALPTSESSEEDSPKEGSK comes from the exons ATGGAAGTGGCTATGTCTTTGAATCCACTGGTTAGATTACCCCTTTCAAATTCAAGAACCCATGAAGATTTTTCAATTGTTAAACATTCAGTTTTCTcctcaagaacaacaacaactcagAAGCAGAGGCAGTTACATGGTAGAAGATTGTTAGTGGTTGAAGCAAAAGGAAAGAAAGGAGGAATGGCAGCTCGTCAGTACCAACGTATGGCTCCTCCTATTCCCAAGATTGAAGATGATGGCAACCCCAAATTCGTTATCTTTGTTCGCATGGCCAAT GTTTATCTTTGGTACCCCCTGAATATTGTAACCGGTGGCACAACTGCAAAAATAATGGTTGCTGCAAAAGACAACTTCCTAGGGAAATACATATACAAAGATACTCTAGCTAGGAATCTCGCGGCAGTGATTTACAAT GATGAAAAGAATATACAGAAATTGGCAATGAAACAGCACCGTGTATTGAAGTCAGCGACAGAATTTAGATATGGATACAAACTTGTG GAGAATAACAATTTGAGGGCTGCCCTCTCTACTACAGATGTGATTGAG CTTCCGACCCCGGATCAGCTTAAAACAGTCGTTGATAAGGTCAAGGACTTCTTCGGAGATGCTAAAGAGTCATTTGGTAAGCTGACAGCCCTTCCGACGTCCGAGTCATCAGAGGAAGATTCACCAAAAGAAGGATCCAAATAG